The following proteins are co-located in the Apium graveolens cultivar Ventura chromosome 5, ASM990537v1, whole genome shotgun sequence genome:
- the LOC141723952 gene encoding putative phospholipid-transporting ATPase 4 has translation MANSRTRGKLLRSSLYTFGCVRSPTDDPEGPHEFQDSGYSRIVYCNQPHLHRKKPLKYSLNDISTTKYNVITFLPKALFEQFRRVANVYFFVAAILSLTPLTPFSWYSMVIPLAIVVGLSMTKEAIEDWRRFLQDREVNLRKVSTRETNGKFSYNPWLKIQVGDVVKVEKDQFFPADLFFLSSSYEDGICYVETMNLDGETNLKVKRALEATLPLNDDDSFKNFTATIKCEDPNPNLYSFVGNLEIDHRLYPLDPSQILLRDSKLRNTAFVYGVVIFTGHDSKVMQNATVSPSKRSRIEKKMDKIIYILFIFLVLISLISSVGFAVKTNREMLDWWYIPPDKSSLYYPSKAYLSGIYHLLTALVLYGYLIPISLYISIEFVKVLQANFINRDLQMFDEDMSTPAQARTSNLNEELGQVDTILSDKTGTLTCNQMDFLKCSIAGTAYGRSTSEVEVAAAKQMAVDTDGKEPEFSSNLSRRSSENKRHSFGQSEIEMESIRTPKDVKHQTPEMKGFNFEDSRIMNGNWSREPDAGLILLFFRILALCHTAIPELNAETGGFDYEAESPDEGAFLVAAREFGCEYCKRSQTSIFLRERHPSSNEIIKREFKILNVLDFTSKRKRMSVIIKDGDGHILLLCKGADSIISDRLSKSGRMFEEATMKHLKEYGESGLRTLALAYKKLEEAEYSAWNEEFQKAKTSIGGDREMILENLSDVMERDLVLIGATAVEDKLQKGVPRCIDKLAQAGLKIWVLTGDKMETAINIGYACSLLRQGMKQICIAVNVDIINQDSGKLAKEDILMQITDACQMVKLEKDPHAAFALIIDGKTLAYALENDMKHYFLNLAVDCASVICCRVSPKQKALVTRLVKEGTGKTTLAIGDGANDVGMIQETDIGVGISGVEGMQAVMASDFSIAQFRYLERLLVVHGHWCYKRIAQMICYFFYKNIAFGLTLFYFEAFTGFSGQSVYDDWYMLLFNAFLTSLPVISLGVFEQDVSSEVCLQFPALYQQGPKNLFFDWYRILGWMGNGLYTSLVIFFVNIGIYSQDQAFRSDGYTTDMAATGTTMFTCIIWTVNCQIALTMSHFTWIQHVFVWGSIALWYIFLFLYGLMVSPGNSFKILEEALAPAPLYWLTTLLVTVVCISPYLLHIAFQRAVNPMDHHIIQEIKYYKKDEEDRSMWRRERSKAKQETKIGFSASVDETIRQLRGKLQKKHSWSTPRISK, from the exons ATGGCAAATAGCAGGACCAGGGGAAAACTCCTACGTAGCAGTCTTTATACATTTGGGTGCGTAAGGTCACCTACCGATGATCCTGAGGGTCCTCACGAGTTTCAAGATTCCGGATATTCAAGAATCGTATACTGCAATCAGCCCCATCTTCACCGAAAGAAACCTCTTAAGTACTCTTTAAATGACATATCAACCACAAAGTACAATGTCATTACTTTCTTACCTAAGGCATTGTTTGAGCAATTCCGCCGTGTTGCCAATGTTTACTTCTTCGTTGCTGCAATTTTGTCACTCACACCTCTTACTCCATTCTCATGGTATAGTATGGTTATTCCTCTGGCCATTGTTGTGGGACTTAGTATGACAAAGGAGGCAATTGAGGACTGGCGTAGATTTCTTCAAGATAGGGAGGTTAATCTGCGGAAAGTCAGTACTCGTGAAACAAATGGGAAGTTTTCTTATAATCCTTGGTTGAAGATTCAGGTTGGAGACGTGGTTAAAGTAGAAAAGGACCAATTTTTTCCTGCagatttattttttttatcatcaagttatGAAGATGGAATCTGTTATGTGGAGACTATGAACTTAGATGGAGAGACAAACCTGAAGGTTAAACGAGCTTTAGAGGCAACTTTACCTCTGAATGATGATGACTCCTTCAAGAATTTCACTGCAACAATTAAATGCGAAGACCCCAATCCTAATCTTTACTCCTTTGTCGGTAATCTAGAAATTGACCACCGGCTCTATCCTCTCGATCCCAGCCAAATTCTACTGAGAGACTCAAAGCTTAGAAATACTGCTTTTGTCTATGGAGTGGTAATCTTCACTGGTCATGACAGCAAAGTCATGCAAAATGCTACAGTATCTCCTTCAAAAAGGAGCAGGATTGAAAAAAAGATGGACAAAATCATTTATATCCTCTTTATATTCCTTGTGCTCATCTCATTAATTAGCTCAGTAGGTTTCGCTGTTAAGACAAATAGAGAGATGCTAGATTGGTGGTATATACCTCCTGATAAAAGCAGCCTATACTATCCTAGCAAGGCCTACTTGTCTGGAATTTATCATCTGCTCACTGCTCTTGTCCTTTATGGATACCTAATACCCATCTCGCTTTATATCTCAATTGAGTTTGTGAAGGTCCTTCAAGCAAATTTCATTAACCGGGACCTGCAGATGTTCGATGAGGACATGTCAACTCCTGCTCAAGCACGAACCTCAAATTTAAATGAGGAGTTGGGCCAGGTCGATACAATTCTCTCTGATAAGACCGGAACTTTGACATGCAACCAGATGGATTTTCTCAAGTGTTCTATAGCTGGGACTGCATATGGCAGATCTACTAGTGAAGTAGAAGTAGCAGCTGCAAAGCAGATGGCAGTGGACACTGATGGGAAGGAACCTGAATTTTCAAGCAATCTCAGTCGAAGAAGTAGTGAAAACAAAAGGCACAGTTTTGGACAATCCGAAATTGAGATGGAAAGCATCAGGACTCCTAAAGATGTGAAACACCAGACTCCTGAGATGAAAGGGTTTAATTTTGAGGACAGCCGTATCATGAATGGAAATTGGTCTAGAGAACCCGATGCAGGTCTGATTTTGTTATTTTTCCGGATACTTGCCTTGTGTCACACTGCAATTCCAGAACTAAATGCGGAAACTGGCGGTTTTGACTACGAAGCAGAGTCACCGGATGAAGGAGCTTTTCTTGTTGCAGCTAGAGAATTTGGCTGCGAGTATTGTAAAAGGAGTCAAACAAGCATATTTCTGCGCGAAAGGCATCCTTCCTCTAACGAAATTATTAAAAG GGAGTTTAAAATTCTTAATGTGCTCGATTTCACTAGCAAAAGAAAGCGAATGTCTGTGATTATCAAGGATGGGGATGGGCACATTCTTCTGCTGTGCAAAGGCGCAGACAG caTCATTTCCGACCGTTTATCTAAGAGTGGACGAATGTTTGAAGAAGCTACTATGAAGCATCTGAAAGAATATGGAGAATCTGGGTTGCGGACTCTCGCACTTGCTTATAAGAAGCTAGAAGAAGCTGAATACTCTGCTTGGAATGAAGAGTTTCAAAAAGCAAAGACTTCTATTGGTGGTGACAGGGAGATGATACTTGAAAATTTGTCGGATGTGATGGAAAGAGATTTAGTACTTATTGGTGCAACTGCTGTGGAGGACAAACTTCAGAAAGGG GTGCCTAGGTGTATTGATAAACTAGCACAAGCTGGTCTGAAAATATGGGTCCTTACAGGTGATAAGATGGAAACTGCAATCAACATAGG ATATGCTTGCAGTCTGCTTCGACAGGGCATGAAACAAATATGCATAGCAGTAAATGTTGACATCATAAACCAAGATTCCGGAAAG TTAGCGAAGGAGGACATTTTGATGCAAATCACTGATGCCTGCCAAATGGTTAAGCTTGAAAAGGACCCTCATGCGGCATTTGCCTTGATTATTGATGGCAAAACATTAGCTTATGCCTTGGAGAATGATATGAAACATTATTTCTTAAATCTAGCAGTTGATTGTGCTTCTGTCATATGCTGTCGTGTCTCTCCTAAGCAGAAGGCTCTG GTAACAAGATTAGTGAAAGAAGGTACTGGAAAGACAACCTTGGCAATTGGTGATGGTGCAAATGATGTTGGAATGATTCAAGAGACGGATATTGGTGTAGGCATCAGTGGTGTTGAAGGCATGCAG GCTGTGATGGCTAGTGATTTTTCAATTGCACAGTTCCGATATCTGGAGAGACTTCTGGTTGTCCATGGTCACTGGTGCTACAAGAGGATAGCTCAGATG ATATGTTATTTCTTCTACAAGAACATTGCCTTTGGGCTTACACTATTTTACTTTGAGGCATTCACTGGCTTTTCTGGGCAATCTGTCTATGATGACTGGTATATGTTGCTATTCAATGCTTTTCTTACATCATTGCCTGTCATTTCACTTGGTGTCTTCGAACAAGATGTTTCTTCTGAGGTCTGCTTACAG TTTCCAGCATTGTATCAGCAAGGACCAAAAAACTTGTTCTTTGACTGGTATAGGATACTTGGGTGGATGGGAAATGGTCTCTATACCTCCCTTGTTATTTTCTTTGTGAATATCGGCATATACTCTCAAGATCAGGCCTTCCGCTCTGATGGCTATACCACAGACATGGCTGCTACGGGCACCACTATGTTCACTTGCATCATTTGGACGGTTAACTGCCAGATTGCCCTCACAATGAGTCACTTTACATGGATCCAACACGTCTTTGTGTGGGGAAGCATTGCTCTTTGGTATATATTTCTATTTCTATATGGGCTGATGGTGTCACCTGGGAATTCTTTCAAAATACTCGAAGAAGCTCTTGCTCCTGCTCCGCTATACTGGCTAACCACGCTCTTGGTAACAGTTGTCTGTATTTCCCCTTACCTACTTCACATAGCATTCCAGCGAGCAGTGAATCCGATGGATCACCATATCATACAAGAAATCAAGTACTACAAAAAAGACGAAGAGGACCGAAGTATGTGGAGAAGAGAGCGGTCGAAAGCTAAACAGGAAACAAAGATAGGGTTCTCAGCAAGTGTAGATGAAACAATCAGACAGCTGAGAGGGAAGTTGCAGAAGAAACATTCTTGGTCGACTCCACGCATTAGCAAGTAA